In uncultured Ilyobacter sp., a genomic segment contains:
- the trxA gene encoding thioredoxin produces MGKAVELDEATFKEEALKGKGVVLVDFWAPWCGPCEMMEPFFDELSEEVEAKICKVNVDEYPAIASQYGIRSIPAILIFKDGHKIDQLTGFMHKDDLRKKLEAY; encoded by the coding sequence ATGGGTAAGGCTGTAGAACTTGATGAAGCTACCTTCAAAGAAGAGGCTCTTAAAGGAAAAGGGGTAGTGCTAGTAGACTTTTGGGCACCTTGGTGTGGTCCTTGTGAGATGATGGAACCATTTTTTGATGAGCTCTCAGAGGAAGTTGAGGCCAAGATATGCAAGGTAAACGTGGACGAATATCCGGCTATTGCATCTCAGTACGGGATCAGGAGTATTCCGGCAATTCTAATATTTAAAGATGGCCATAAAATAGATCAGCTGACAGGTTTCATGCATAAGGATGATCTAAGAAAAAAACTTGAAGCATATTAA
- the trxA gene encoding thioredoxin, whose amino-acid sequence MSKVIQLDEATFKTEVLEGKGVVLVDFWASWCGPCKMLGPILDELSEEVTVNICKVNVDEYSGLAAEYGIRSIPTMIVFKDGEKVDQLVGLMQKPALKEKLESY is encoded by the coding sequence ATGAGTAAAGTTATCCAGTTAGACGAAGCTACATTTAAAACAGAAGTACTAGAAGGAAAGGGAGTCGTATTAGTAGACTTCTGGGCATCTTGGTGTGGACCTTGTAAAATGCTGGGGCCTATTTTAGATGAACTTTCAGAAGAAGTAACAGTGAATATATGTAAGGTAAATGTTGATGAATATTCCGGTCTTGCAGCTGAGTATGGAATCAGAAGCATACCTACGATGATAGTGTTTAAAGACGGAGAAAAAGTAGATCAATTGGTAGGTCTTATGCAAAAGCCTGCTCTAAAAGAAAAATTAGAGTCATATTAA
- a CDS encoding tRNA threonylcarbamoyladenosine dehydratase, producing the protein MQFQRLELLIGKEKIEKLKNSHVIIFGLGGVGGFTVEALVRAGIGEISVVDFDSVDITNLNRQIIATHESIGRKKADLIKERALSINPKVKINSYIEKYSKETEDMFFKNKDYDYAVDAIDLVSCKLDLIEICKKKNIPVISSMGTGNKLNPTMLEVADISKTSVCPLAKVMRKELKKRRIGKVKVIFSKEVPKKPLNDENSREKKVNVGSVSFVPSVAGLIIASEVTKDICRI; encoded by the coding sequence ATGCAGTTTCAAAGATTAGAACTTTTGATAGGAAAAGAAAAAATAGAAAAACTAAAAAATTCTCACGTCATTATATTTGGTCTAGGAGGAGTAGGTGGATTTACAGTAGAGGCCCTTGTGAGAGCGGGTATAGGGGAGATCTCAGTGGTAGATTTTGACTCTGTAGACATCACAAACCTGAACCGTCAGATTATCGCTACCCATGAAAGTATAGGAAGAAAAAAAGCGGATTTGATAAAAGAAAGAGCTCTTTCAATAAATCCCAAGGTAAAAATCAATTCATACATAGAGAAATATTCCAAAGAGACAGAAGATATGTTTTTCAAGAATAAAGACTATGATTATGCCGTAGACGCCATCGACTTGGTGTCTTGTAAGCTTGATCTTATAGAGATATGCAAGAAAAAAAATATACCTGTGATCTCTTCCATGGGAACCGGAAACAAACTAAATCCAACTATGCTTGAGGTGGCAGATATTTCCAAAACATCTGTTTGCCCCCTCGCCAAGGTAATGAGAAAAGAGCTCAAAAAAAGACGTATAGGAAAAGTAAAGGTTATCTTCTCCAAAGAAGTTCCGAAAAAACCTTTAAACGACGAAAACAGCAGAGAGAAAAAGGTCAACGTAGGCAGCGTCTCTTTTGTCCCTTCTGTGGCAGGACTTATAATCGCCTCTGAAGTTACGAAGGATATCTGCAGAATTTAA
- a CDS encoding flavodoxin, giving the protein MKKIGLYYGSTSGKTVGVVDEIEFNLGELADVHNVTDGISGLSDYENLILAVPSYGVGELQEDWVKVFEEFKAIDFTGKTVALVGIGNQTTFGETFVGAIKILYDTVIHNGGKIIGLTSTDGYFYKECEAIVDGRFMGLVLDEENQDDLTPDRIYDWLEEIKPLFN; this is encoded by the coding sequence ATGAAAAAAATAGGTCTATATTACGGGTCCACCTCTGGAAAAACAGTAGGTGTGGTAGATGAGATAGAATTCAATCTAGGAGAACTTGCAGATGTACACAATGTAACCGATGGAATCTCGGGTCTTTCTGATTATGAAAACCTTATTTTAGCTGTACCCTCTTATGGAGTAGGAGAACTTCAAGAGGACTGGGTAAAAGTATTTGAAGAGTTTAAAGCAATTGATTTCACTGGTAAAACAGTGGCCCTTGTGGGAATAGGAAACCAGACCACCTTTGGTGAAACCTTTGTAGGTGCCATAAAAATACTTTATGATACAGTTATTCATAATGGCGGGAAAATAATAGGACTTACTTCAACAGATGGATACTTCTATAAAGAGTGTGAAGCTATAGTAGACGGGAGGTTTATGGGCTTGGTTTTAGATGAGGAAAATCAAGATGACCTGACTCCAGACAGGATATATGACTGGTTAGAAGAGATAAAGCCGCTGTTTAATTAG
- the recG gene encoding ATP-dependent DNA helicase RecG has product MERYDRVFEPLGNFELKGITDKNIEKLKNLGIISLYDLFYYFPRNYEDRTNLKNINQLKEGEYAVIKGKLFGIETLRTRTRKTMIRAKVSDGTGFLELVWFQMPYLKKSLKMGEEYIFIGNVKRGYNFQMTNPEYRKYVADKGFSQEILPIYSSNRDFNQRSLRKIVKTALDSYAGLFQENIPEEIIKNYSIKDRKIALKEIHFPENPKGIEESKRRFAIEELLILETGILEKRFAIDSMNNEMYVLEDNKNLVKKFLKNLGYNLTGAQKRVVTEIYKELKEGKIINRLLQGDVGSGKTIVAVIMLLYMIENSYQGVFMAPTEILATQHYLSIADTLLELGIRVELLTGSVKGRKKELILEDIKNGKINLVVGTHSLIEDNVEFHKLGLIVIDEQHRFGVVQRKKLRDKGVIANLIVMSATPIPRSLALSIYGDLDVSIIDEMPPGRTPVKTKWINNSLDSEKAYSFIQKKLNEGRQAYFVAPLIEESEKLSFKSVQELYKEVTRRFPQCRAGLLHGRMKNSEKDEIMHLFKNHKLDILVSTTVIEVGINVPNASIMVINNTERFGLSALHQLRGRVGRGIHPSYCFLFSETDNDVSKSRLMIMESTTDGFKIAEEDLRLRKPGEIFGTRQSGFSDLKFIDIIHDVKTIKMVRDIAYEYLRKNSGKIKNTHLRIDIDNKFLENL; this is encoded by the coding sequence ATGGAAAGATACGACAGAGTATTTGAACCTTTGGGAAACTTCGAACTCAAGGGTATTACTGATAAAAACATAGAAAAGCTAAAAAATCTGGGGATAATCAGCCTCTACGACCTTTTTTACTATTTCCCAAGAAACTACGAAGACAGAACCAATTTGAAAAACATCAACCAACTAAAAGAGGGTGAGTACGCTGTCATAAAGGGGAAACTCTTTGGCATAGAAACTTTGAGGACAAGAACCAGAAAAACCATGATTAGGGCTAAAGTCTCTGATGGAACAGGTTTTTTAGAACTTGTATGGTTTCAGATGCCTTATCTGAAAAAATCCCTAAAAATGGGAGAGGAATATATCTTTATAGGAAATGTCAAAAGAGGGTACAACTTCCAGATGACAAACCCTGAGTACAGAAAATATGTGGCAGACAAAGGTTTCAGTCAGGAAATCCTTCCTATATACAGCTCTAACAGGGATTTTAACCAAAGATCCCTCAGAAAAATAGTAAAGACAGCCCTCGATTCTTATGCAGGTCTATTTCAGGAAAATATTCCAGAGGAGATAATAAAAAACTACAGTATAAAAGACAGAAAAATCGCCTTAAAGGAGATACATTTCCCTGAAAATCCAAAGGGTATAGAGGAGTCCAAAAGGCGGTTTGCCATAGAGGAACTCTTAATTTTAGAAACTGGAATTTTAGAAAAAAGATTTGCAATAGATTCAATGAATAATGAGATGTACGTTTTAGAAGATAATAAAAATCTGGTGAAAAAATTTCTTAAAAACCTGGGATACAACCTAACAGGAGCACAGAAAAGAGTTGTCACAGAGATATATAAGGAGCTAAAGGAGGGTAAAATCATAAACAGACTCCTCCAGGGAGATGTGGGAAGTGGAAAGACCATTGTGGCAGTGATAATGCTCCTCTATATGATAGAAAACTCCTATCAGGGGGTTTTTATGGCTCCTACAGAGATACTGGCCACCCAGCACTATCTTTCCATAGCAGATACTCTCCTTGAGCTAGGAATAAGGGTAGAGCTCCTCACAGGAAGTGTAAAAGGCAGGAAAAAAGAGCTTATCCTAGAAGATATAAAAAACGGTAAGATCAATCTCGTTGTTGGAACCCACTCCCTTATAGAGGACAACGTGGAATTTCACAAACTAGGCTTAATTGTTATAGACGAACAGCATAGATTCGGTGTTGTCCAGAGAAAAAAACTCCGGGACAAAGGGGTCATTGCAAACCTTATTGTAATGAGTGCAACCCCTATACCCCGTTCTTTAGCCCTTAGCATCTACGGAGATTTGGATGTATCCATTATTGACGAGATGCCCCCAGGAAGGACTCCTGTAAAAACCAAGTGGATAAATAACAGCCTTGACTCAGAAAAGGCCTATTCTTTTATTCAGAAAAAACTAAATGAGGGAAGGCAGGCTTACTTTGTGGCTCCCCTTATAGAGGAGAGTGAAAAACTCAGCTTTAAATCGGTCCAGGAACTGTATAAAGAGGTTACAAGAAGGTTTCCCCAGTGCAGGGCAGGTCTCCTTCACGGAAGGATGAAAAACAGTGAAAAGGACGAAATAATGCATCTTTTTAAAAATCACAAGCTGGATATTCTGGTTTCTACGACAGTTATAGAGGTGGGAATAAACGTCCCCAATGCCTCTATAATGGTCATAAACAACACCGAAAGATTCGGTCTGTCTGCCCTTCACCAGCTGAGGGGAAGAGTTGGAAGAGGAATACATCCCTCCTACTGCTTTCTTTTTTCTGAGACAGACAATGATGTCTCAAAATCAAGACTTATGATTATGGAGTCTACAACTGACGGATTCAAAATAGCCGAAGAGGACCTTCGCCTTAGAAAGCCAGGTGAAATCTTCGGTACAAGGCAAAGTGGTTTCAGTGACCTTAAGTTTATAGATATAATACATGATGTGAAAACAATTAAAATGGTCAGGGATATTGCCTATGAATATCTGAGAAAAAACAGCGGAAAGATAAAAAACACCCATCTCAGAATTGATATAGACAACAAGTTTCTAGAGAATCTTTAA
- a CDS encoding PilT/PilU family type 4a pilus ATPase: MKIKMYTQKLVDLKGSDLHLKVGIRPVVRVNGELVYLEGETITKDYMEELITPLMNPKREKELKEELTTDFAYAVPGLARFRVNLSYQRGSYMMVMRMINNDSPDIDELNLPASLKDIVDTKNGLILVTGATGSGKSTTVAAMINFINSHYTKNIITIEDPIEYLFKDQSCIVAQKEIGSDVVSFESALKYVLRQDPDVIFLGELRDRETMEAAIKASETGHLVISTLHTINAYQTISRIIDFFPEERHKQIRYQLSENIRGIISQRLVPTVDDKRRAANEVMINSPTIRELILTSEGTAEIPKYIADGKDSNGMQTFDQSLIELYNEGVITYETALKFATVKKDIELLRRGVSFSSMADMFNEMVEEN, encoded by the coding sequence ATGAAAATAAAGATGTATACGCAAAAACTCGTAGATTTAAAAGGATCCGATCTTCACCTTAAGGTAGGAATCAGACCTGTAGTCAGAGTAAATGGTGAGCTGGTTTATCTCGAAGGAGAAACTATAACAAAAGATTATATGGAAGAGTTGATAACTCCCCTCATGAACCCAAAGAGAGAAAAAGAACTAAAAGAGGAGCTTACCACTGACTTTGCCTATGCAGTTCCAGGTCTTGCCAGATTCAGGGTAAATCTTTCCTACCAGAGAGGATCATATATGATGGTAATGAGAATGATAAATAATGATTCTCCTGATATCGATGAACTCAATCTTCCAGCTTCTCTAAAGGATATCGTCGATACGAAAAATGGTCTTATTCTGGTAACTGGAGCCACAGGAAGTGGTAAGTCTACCACTGTTGCGGCTATGATAAACTTTATCAACAGCCACTATACCAAAAACATAATAACAATAGAAGACCCTATAGAATACCTTTTTAAAGATCAAAGCTGTATCGTGGCACAAAAAGAGATCGGTTCAGACGTGGTATCCTTCGAATCTGCCCTAAAGTACGTATTGAGACAGGACCCAGATGTGATCTTTTTAGGGGAGCTTAGAGACAGGGAGACTATGGAAGCTGCCATAAAGGCATCTGAGACAGGACACCTTGTTATATCTACTCTTCATACAATCAATGCATATCAGACAATCTCTAGAATAATAGATTTCTTTCCAGAAGAGAGACATAAGCAGATCAGATATCAACTTTCTGAAAATATAAGAGGTATAATTTCTCAGAGACTGGTTCCTACTGTAGATGACAAAAGAAGAGCCGCCAACGAAGTTATGATAAACTCTCCTACTATAAGGGAGCTCATCTTAACAAGTGAGGGAACTGCTGAAATACCAAAATATATTGCAGACGGAAAAGACAGTAACGGAATGCAGACCTTTGACCAGTCCCTTATTGAACTTTATAACGAAGGTGTCATCACATATGAAACTGCCCTTAAATTTGCAACAGTTAAGAAGGATATTGAACTTTTGAGAAGAGGTGTAAGCTTCTCTTCCATGGCAGATATGTTCAATGAAATGGTTGAAGAAAACTAA
- a CDS encoding proline--tRNA ligase has product MKFSNLYVKTLKETPKDAEVISHKLMLRAGMIKKLASGVYTYLPLGYKALRKVEKIVREEMERAGSQEIFMPVLQPAEIWQESGRWDTMGPEMMRIKDRHDREFVLGPTHEEVITDIIRNDISSYKSLPMNLYQIQTKFRDERRPRFGLMRSREFLMKDAYSFHGSEECLDNEFENMKAAYTRIFERCGLKFRSVEADSGAIGGSGSQEFHVLAESGEDEIIYCDSCGYAANLEKAESIAFIPEYEKELLQAELLDTPNISKIEDIAEHLGIETSQTVKAIMFKDLGSEKVYMALMRGDYEINEVKLKNLLDATELVMLTDSELEELNLKKGYMGPYNLDADNIVIVADETVTKIVNHTAGGNKMDTHYINVNYGRDYEADIIGDIRTVKKDEGCPRCSGTLGSARGIETGHVFKLGTKYSESMKATFLDENGKSNVMMMGCYGIGVSRTTAAAIEQNYDENGIIWPSAIAPYVVDIVPANMKNKDQVALGEKVYTELLNAGIDTVLDDRNERPGFKFKDADLIGFPFKVVSGKQAAEGIVEIKIRKTGETLDVKAEEVVTTIKELMEKY; this is encoded by the coding sequence ATGAAATTTAGCAATCTTTACGTAAAGACGCTAAAAGAGACCCCTAAAGATGCAGAGGTAATCAGTCATAAATTAATGCTCAGAGCAGGAATGATAAAAAAACTAGCCAGTGGTGTTTATACTTACCTACCTTTAGGATATAAAGCGCTTAGAAAAGTTGAAAAAATTGTAAGAGAAGAGATGGAAAGAGCCGGATCACAGGAGATATTCATGCCGGTACTTCAGCCAGCTGAAATATGGCAGGAGTCAGGAAGATGGGATACCATGGGTCCTGAGATGATGAGAATAAAAGACAGACACGACAGGGAGTTTGTACTAGGGCCAACTCATGAAGAGGTTATAACTGATATTATAAGAAATGATATCTCTTCATATAAGTCCCTTCCTATGAACTTATATCAGATACAGACAAAATTCAGAGATGAAAGAAGACCTAGATTTGGCCTAATGAGAAGCAGAGAGTTTTTGATGAAAGACGCCTATTCTTTCCATGGATCTGAAGAGTGTCTTGATAATGAATTTGAAAATATGAAGGCTGCCTATACTAGGATATTTGAAAGGTGCGGACTGAAATTCAGGTCTGTAGAGGCAGATTCAGGGGCTATCGGTGGGTCTGGTTCTCAGGAATTCCATGTCCTAGCAGAATCTGGTGAAGATGAGATAATCTACTGTGACTCATGTGGATATGCTGCAAACCTTGAAAAAGCAGAAAGTATAGCTTTTATTCCTGAATACGAAAAAGAGTTATTGCAGGCAGAACTTCTAGATACTCCAAACATCTCAAAAATAGAGGATATCGCTGAACATCTAGGGATTGAGACATCCCAGACTGTAAAGGCTATTATGTTTAAAGACCTTGGTTCTGAGAAGGTTTACATGGCCCTTATGAGAGGTGACTATGAAATAAATGAAGTCAAGCTGAAAAACTTACTTGATGCAACTGAATTGGTGATGCTTACAGACTCTGAACTTGAGGAGCTAAACCTCAAAAAGGGATATATGGGGCCATACAATTTAGATGCTGATAATATTGTCATCGTAGCTGATGAAACTGTCACAAAGATAGTGAACCATACAGCAGGTGGAAATAAAATGGATACACACTATATAAATGTAAACTATGGAAGAGATTACGAGGCTGATATCATAGGAGATATCAGAACTGTAAAAAAAGATGAGGGATGTCCTAGATGTTCTGGTACTTTAGGAAGTGCTAGAGGTATCGAAACTGGGCATGTATTCAAGCTAGGGACAAAATACTCAGAATCTATGAAAGCTACCTTCCTTGATGAAAATGGAAAAAGCAATGTGATGATGATGGGTTGCTATGGTATAGGGGTCTCTAGGACAACGGCAGCAGCCATAGAGCAAAACTATGATGAAAACGGAATAATCTGGCCTTCGGCAATCGCTCCATATGTTGTAGATATAGTACCTGCAAATATGAAAAATAAAGACCAGGTTGCTCTTGGAGAGAAAGTCTATACTGAACTTCTTAATGCTGGAATAGACACAGTGCTAGACGACAGAAATGAAAGACCTGGGTTTAAATTTAAAGATGCAGACCTTATAGGCTTCCCTTTCAAAGTTGTTTCTGGAAAACAGGCGGCAGAAGGTATCGTAGAAATTAAAATAAGAAAAACCGGTGAAACCCTTGATGTAAAAGCTGAAGAGGTAGTAACTACCATCAAAGAACTGATGGAAAAATACTAA
- a CDS encoding YebC/PmpR family DNA-binding transcriptional regulator, with translation MAGHSKWSNIKHRKGAQDKKRAKLFTKLGKELTIAAKEGGGDINFNPRLRLALEKARAGNMPKDNIERAVKKGTGELEGVEYVEIRYEGYGPSGTAFIVDVVTDNKNRSASSVRSTFSKRGGNLGSDGAVAWMFNKNGLIEIPAEGVDEEELMMTALEAGAEDVKLEDETFEVITDPADFQTVLDSLVEAGYKYEEAEVTMIPENKVEITDEDTAKKVFALYEALEDIDDVDDVYSNFDISDDIMEKIMD, from the coding sequence GTGGCAGGACACAGTAAATGGTCGAACATAAAGCACAGAAAAGGTGCTCAAGACAAAAAAAGAGCCAAATTATTTACAAAACTTGGAAAAGAATTGACGATAGCTGCAAAAGAAGGTGGAGGAGATATAAACTTCAATCCTAGACTGAGACTGGCTTTAGAAAAAGCAAGAGCAGGAAATATGCCTAAGGATAATATAGAAAGAGCTGTAAAAAAAGGTACCGGGGAACTTGAAGGGGTTGAGTACGTAGAGATAAGATATGAAGGGTACGGGCCTTCAGGGACTGCCTTCATAGTAGATGTAGTTACAGACAACAAAAACAGATCGGCATCTTCGGTGAGATCCACTTTTTCCAAAAGAGGAGGTAATCTGGGATCAGACGGGGCTGTAGCCTGGATGTTTAATAAAAATGGTCTTATAGAAATACCTGCTGAGGGAGTGGATGAAGAAGAGCTTATGATGACTGCACTAGAAGCAGGTGCTGAGGATGTAAAGCTTGAAGACGAGACTTTTGAAGTTATCACAGACCCGGCAGATTTTCAGACTGTTTTAGATTCTCTTGTAGAAGCTGGATATAAGTATGAGGAAGCAGAGGTAACTATGATTCCTGAAAACAAGGTTGAGATAACAGACGAGGATACAGCCAAAAAAGTTTTTGCTCTTTATGAAGCCTTAGAAGATATAGATGACGTAGATGACGTTTACTCGAACTTTGACATTTCAGACGATATAATGGAAAAGATAATGGATTAA
- a CDS encoding uracil-DNA glycosylase, whose protein sequence is MKLEIRELWEELKFDLGGMKMPKLDGVKDRKLLLGGGNTKGEILFIGDDPDLFEDENMRVLPGTSGEFFIKLCDLADLSPEKYYITNISKCILRWRELSEEEKEVMREYLDMQIALIKPKIIVALGPEVVTVLLNEESNISDVRGKVYNWEGNIKVIPTYDPGYVKRMRGLDGKKARPAVEFWNDLKMIKTEL, encoded by the coding sequence ATGAAATTGGAGATTAGAGAGTTGTGGGAAGAGCTAAAGTTTGACCTAGGCGGAATGAAAATGCCAAAATTGGACGGAGTCAAAGACAGAAAACTCCTTTTAGGAGGAGGGAACACAAAGGGTGAGATTTTGTTTATAGGGGATGACCCGGACCTCTTTGAAGATGAAAATATGAGGGTGCTTCCAGGGACAAGTGGAGAATTTTTTATAAAGCTTTGTGACCTGGCAGACTTGTCACCTGAAAAATATTATATAACAAATATTTCCAAGTGTATACTGAGGTGGAGAGAGCTTTCTGAAGAGGAAAAAGAGGTTATGAGGGAGTATCTAGATATGCAGATAGCCCTAATAAAACCTAAAATAATAGTGGCTCTAGGTCCAGAAGTTGTAACGGTACTTCTAAATGAGGAATCAAATATATCTGATGTGAGGGGAAAGGTATACAACTGGGAGGGAAATATAAAAGTCATTCCCACCTATGACCCGGGATATGTAAAACGTATGAGAGGTCTAGATGGTAAAAAAGCTAGACCTGCTGTGGAGTTTTGGAATGATCTGAAAATGATAAAAACTGAGCTTTAG
- a CDS encoding MBL fold metallo-hydrolase: protein MKISILGSGSSGNATFLEVDGFKFLIDAGFSGKKIKEKLELIGESIEELGALLITHEHLDHILGAGVLSRKYNIPIYITSESYRVCAEKLGKISENNLRLIDGDFRLIDSVRVTPFDVMHDAERTIGFKIENSRGKKLAISTDIGYINNIVREHFRDVNIVVIECNYDYQMLMSCSYPWDLKARVKGRNGHLSNIDAAKFIGDINHPGLEKVYLAHVSRDSNSYETAINTVREELKRQCIEVEIEIAYQEKNTNIFKV from the coding sequence ATGAAAATATCTATACTGGGAAGCGGTAGTTCTGGAAATGCTACCTTTCTAGAAGTTGACGGATTTAAATTTTTAATAGATGCAGGTTTTAGCGGTAAGAAAATAAAAGAAAAGCTTGAACTTATAGGAGAAAGTATAGAGGAGTTAGGGGCTTTGCTTATAACCCATGAACATTTAGACCATATATTAGGAGCAGGGGTCTTATCTAGAAAGTACAACATTCCAATATATATTACTTCTGAAAGTTATAGGGTTTGTGCAGAAAAGCTAGGTAAGATTTCAGAGAATAACCTCAGGCTTATAGACGGGGACTTCAGGTTGATAGACAGTGTTCGGGTGACTCCCTTTGATGTGATGCATGATGCAGAGAGAACCATAGGATTCAAGATAGAAAACAGCCGTGGGAAAAAACTTGCTATCTCAACAGATATAGGATATATAAATAATATAGTTAGAGAACACTTTAGAGATGTAAACATAGTGGTGATCGAGTGCAACTATGACTATCAGATGCTTATGAGCTGCTCTTATCCATGGGACCTTAAGGCTAGGGTCAAGGGAAGGAACGGACACCTGTCAAATATAGATGCGGCAAAGTTTATAGGGGATATAAATCATCCGGGACTCGAAAAAGTCTATCTCGCTCATGTGAGTCGGGACAGTAATAGCTATGAAACGGCTATAAATACTGTGAGAGAGGAACTTAAGAGGCAGTGTATAGAGGTGGAGATTGAGATAGCGTATCAGGAAAAGAATACAAATATATTTAAGGTATAG
- a CDS encoding LexA family transcriptional regulator, producing MDFKKFLKDRRKSLGYSQNKFAKSIGITQSYFNTIERGEVKNPPSEEVLDKIAEGLQLNETETETMKYLAALERTPDIIMKELSKLKKELSSADSFKANTDLKESLPLTKGIPVYERISAGIGAINDGEVTDYISIPGIKNAQEVFAVNVWGDSMEPNIKDGSVIICRKDVEIRDGEIGAFLLNDEAYVKRIKVTEQYVALMSDNPNYPPIFIGPGENLIAVGKVIKVLSDI from the coding sequence ATGGATTTTAAAAAATTCCTTAAAGATAGAAGAAAAAGTCTAGGATACAGTCAGAATAAGTTTGCAAAGTCTATTGGAATTACTCAGTCCTATTTCAATACCATAGAAAGGGGAGAGGTAAAAAATCCCCCTAGCGAAGAAGTTTTAGACAAAATAGCAGAGGGACTTCAGCTAAATGAAACAGAGACTGAAACAATGAAATATCTCGCTGCCCTTGAAAGGACACCTGATATTATAATGAAGGAACTTTCAAAACTAAAAAAAGAGCTCTCTTCTGCAGATAGCTTTAAGGCAAACACCGACCTAAAAGAAAGTCTCCCTCTGACCAAGGGAATACCGGTATATGAAAGAATTAGCGCAGGTATAGGGGCTATAAACGACGGAGAGGTGACAGACTACATCTCCATCCCAGGTATAAAAAATGCCCAGGAAGTCTTTGCTGTAAATGTATGGGGTGACTCTATGGAACCAAATATAAAAGACGGGTCTGTAATTATATGCAGAAAGGATGTAGAGATTAGAGACGGTGAGATTGGAGCTTTTTTATTGAATGATGAGGCATATGTGAAAAGAATAAAGGTGACCGAGCAGTATGTGGCCCTCATGAGTGACAATCCAAATTATCCCCCTATATTCATCGGACCTGGAGAAAACCTCATTGCTGTTGGAAAAGTTATAAAAGTATTGAGTGATATATAA
- a CDS encoding EamA family transporter, whose product MNKNQKSILSDSALLLVAIIWGSGFTATQMALDAGFLPFTTMTIRFGIAALLMSVIFIKKLKKINKTDVVAGLVVGFFLFTAFASQTIGLQFTTPSKMPSSPLPT is encoded by the coding sequence ATGAATAAAAATCAAAAGAGTATTTTGTCAGACAGTGCTCTTCTTCTAGTTGCAATTATATGGGGGTCTGGATTCACAGCCACCCAGATGGCACTAGATGCAGGCTTTCTTCCCTTTACAACAATGACAATAAGATTCGGAATCGCTGCACTTTTAATGAGTGTAATATTTATAAAAAAACTAAAAAAGATAAATAAAACAGATGTTGTAGCTGGCTTGGTAGTTGGTTTCTTTCTTTTTACAGCCTTCGCATCCCAGACCATAGGGCTTCAGTTTACCACACCTTCAAAAATGCCTTCCTCACCGCTACCAACGTGA
- a CDS encoding DMT family transporter has product MTKKKPDVFSVVAAFICVFGIAFISLGKDLTLGIGDSLSLLCALLFAFHISSTGFYSQKVDTTVLSVTQMWFATILSLIGTFFTETLPSSVPLNGMLAVVYIGVFGTMVAFFIQTTAQKYTTPTKTAILLSTEALFGTIFSVIILKEVITLKMIIGGISIFLAIITAETKWSFLYKRKAKIVKSNL; this is encoded by the coding sequence ATGACCAAGAAAAAACCCGATGTCTTTTCGGTAGTAGCGGCTTTTATCTGTGTCTTCGGCATAGCTTTTATCTCCCTCGGAAAAGATCTGACTCTTGGGATAGGAGATTCCTTGTCTCTGCTATGTGCTCTTTTATTCGCTTTTCATATAAGTTCCACAGGTTTTTATAGCCAGAAGGTGGATACCACTGTGCTTTCTGTTACCCAGATGTGGTTTGCAACTATTCTATCCCTTATAGGAACTTTTTTCACAGAAACTCTGCCGTCTTCGGTTCCTCTAAATGGTATGTTGGCAGTGGTTTATATAGGAGTATTTGGCACCATGGTGGCTTTTTTTATACAGACCACAGCACAAAAATATACAACACCTACAAAAACAGCTATCCTACTATCAACCGAGGCTCTTTTCGGAACTATCTTTTCCGTTATAATCTTAAAAGAGGTAATAACCCTTAAGATGATAATAGGAGGGATCTCCATATTTTTAGCAATAATTACAGCTGAAACAAAATGGAGCTTCCTCTATAAAAGAAAGGCAAAAATTGTAAAATCAAATCTCTGA